A region from the Oceanidesulfovibrio marinus genome encodes:
- a CDS encoding PilZ domain-containing protein: protein MPYRKTAPSGSAEPQEKSVHDEPEPSAAAHGMHHNGIARPTSDGAARPRDAQSSEHYAGRDRRLFPRYGLQRDAVAQFCNRNRSRSRYLSCSIHDLSFSGVQVLFSRELGAMLLEDDIDKDFEVLFSLPEKNRSVCLRCRLVRMRVRKDEVAVGATCEQSQLELQHTIRRTRVKHWCVQPGALSHKPS from the coding sequence ATGCCGTATCGAAAAACCGCACCTTCCGGGTCGGCGGAGCCCCAGGAAAAAAGCGTCCACGACGAGCCCGAACCCTCTGCCGCAGCCCACGGGATGCACCACAACGGCATCGCCAGGCCGACCAGCGACGGCGCAGCCAGGCCAAGGGACGCACAAAGCAGCGAGCACTACGCCGGCCGGGACCGGCGGCTCTTCCCACGATACGGGCTCCAGCGCGACGCCGTGGCGCAGTTCTGCAACCGCAACAGGAGCCGCAGCCGGTACCTCTCCTGCTCCATCCACGATCTTTCCTTCAGCGGCGTGCAGGTGCTTTTTTCGCGGGAGCTCGGCGCCATGCTGCTGGAGGACGACATCGACAAGGACTTCGAGGTGCTCTTCTCCCTGCCGGAAAAGAACCGCTCGGTCTGCCTGCGCTGCCGCCTGGTGCGCATGCGCGTTCGCAAGGACGAGGTTGCCGTGGGAGCCACGTGCGAGCAGAGCCAGCTGGAGCTGCAGCACACCATCCGCCGGACCCGCGTAAAACACTGGTGTGTCCAGCCGGGCGCCCTCTCCCACAAGCCAAGCTGA
- a CDS encoding UxaA family hydrolase, giving the protein MKIKAFRRENGRYGIRNHLLVMPTSVCAADTAARIAAQVPGAVSIPNQHGCCQISSDLLLTQKTIVGFGRNANVGAVLVVGLGCDGIQAEAAAAEVAETGKPVEHVVIQETGGTLKTISRGVELAASMARKLSTQVREECDISELIMGLECGGSDPTSGLASNPTIGYASTKLVDNGGSSILSETTEVIGAEHLLAARFADPLQREKFLRLVKAVEDRAISMGEDLRSGQPTPGNKAGGLSTIEEKSLGCMYKAGTSPFTGALDYAEEVPDAHGLYFMDTPGQDIDSITGMVAGGAQLVIFSTGRGTPTGCPIAPVIKITGNPETFEKMPDNIDINAGRIISEGATVAEIGEELFEMMIEVCNGSMPKAESLGHKEFGIYKLTGTF; this is encoded by the coding sequence ATGAAGATCAAGGCATTTCGCAGAGAGAACGGCCGCTACGGCATCCGCAACCACTTGCTGGTGATGCCCACCTCGGTCTGCGCCGCAGACACCGCCGCGCGCATCGCGGCCCAGGTGCCGGGCGCGGTCTCCATCCCCAACCAGCACGGCTGTTGTCAGATCAGCTCCGACCTGCTCCTGACCCAGAAGACCATCGTGGGTTTCGGTAGAAACGCCAACGTGGGCGCGGTGCTCGTGGTCGGTCTGGGCTGCGACGGCATCCAGGCCGAGGCAGCCGCCGCCGAGGTGGCCGAGACCGGCAAGCCGGTGGAGCATGTCGTCATTCAGGAAACCGGCGGCACCCTCAAGACCATCTCCCGCGGCGTGGAGCTGGCCGCGTCCATGGCGCGCAAGCTCTCCACCCAGGTGCGCGAGGAGTGCGACATCAGCGAGCTCATCATGGGCCTGGAGTGCGGCGGCTCCGACCCCACCAGCGGCCTCGCCTCCAATCCGACCATCGGCTACGCCTCCACCAAGCTCGTGGACAACGGCGGCAGCAGCATCCTCAGCGAGACCACCGAGGTCATCGGCGCGGAGCACCTTCTGGCCGCCCGCTTTGCCGATCCGCTGCAACGCGAGAAGTTCCTGCGGCTGGTCAAGGCCGTGGAGGACCGCGCCATCTCCATGGGCGAGGATCTGCGCAGCGGCCAGCCCACGCCGGGCAACAAGGCGGGCGGGCTCTCCACCATCGAGGAGAAATCCCTGGGCTGTATGTACAAAGCCGGCACCAGCCCCTTTACCGGCGCGCTGGATTACGCCGAGGAAGTGCCGGACGCCCACGGCCTGTACTTCATGGATACGCCGGGCCAGGACATCGACTCCATCACCGGCATGGTGGCGGGCGGCGCGCAGCTCGTCATCTTCTCCACGGGCCGCGGCACGCCCACGGGCTGTCCCATCGCGCCGGTCATCAAGATCACCGGCAACCCCGAGACCTTCGAGAAGATGCCCGACAACATCGACATCAACGCCGGCCGGATCATCTCCGAAGGCGCGACAGTGGCCGAGATCGGCGAGGAGCTCTTCGAGATGATGATCGAGGTCTGCAACGGTTCCATGCCCAAGGCCGAAAGCCTGGGCCACAAGGAGTTCGGTATCTATAAACTGACAGGAACGTTTTAG
- a CDS encoding sigma 54-interacting transcriptional regulator: protein MKKIVVIAPLQDIYDKALQIVRENGFTDVDVLLGSMGEGLLRARQCVQQDAAVIVSRGGTYRMIHDELDIPVVEIKVNAYDIIESLSPMTDKYDAVGVVGYSNVIEGFDILQKLLPLKIVKVVLNRTEDIPQAIQKYKRMGIQIFIGDANVKLVSEELGRTGIEISSQKDSVLMAIMEARRMLKVARAERRRAQRIISITDFVHDGIIAIDGDGVVVIFNRSAERIFGISKEKALGRSISEVVKTCKLPELLNDTRSQFAQVLDVGPNKVAINRAPVVIDGKTSGAIATFQDVTEMQDLEQKVRRTLAERGFSAKHTFDDIIHDGGVMQRCIDDALHYAQYDTPVLVVGESGTGKELFCQGLHNSSPRSRGPFVAINCAAIPASLMEAEFFGHVEGSFTGASRKGRAGIFEMAHRGTVLLDEIGEIPLELQARLLRALQEKQVMRLGGDKMIPVDVRIICATNKPLEQMVAEERFRRDLYFRINILTLRVPSLEERGPGTILKLAEHFLRQYSERFHKRPLAITPDVQSALLSRRFEGNVRELKGLMERSVILGSFKKVLADEPFPASHATPDRTDLLPLGAKNLAATGPLPDLKSFENSYIREVLRRTNGSVKQASLVLNISRSTLWRRLREDGMSQNETDVLK from the coding sequence ATGAAAAAAATCGTCGTCATAGCTCCACTTCAAGACATTTATGACAAGGCGCTGCAAATAGTCAGGGAAAATGGGTTCACCGATGTGGACGTCTTGCTCGGCAGTATGGGCGAAGGCCTGCTCAGGGCGCGCCAATGCGTGCAACAGGACGCTGCCGTCATCGTATCCCGCGGTGGCACGTATCGGATGATCCACGACGAACTGGACATCCCCGTCGTCGAGATAAAAGTCAACGCCTACGACATCATCGAAAGTCTCTCGCCCATGACCGACAAGTACGACGCAGTGGGAGTTGTGGGCTATAGCAATGTAATCGAAGGCTTTGACATACTCCAAAAACTGCTGCCTTTAAAAATTGTGAAAGTGGTTCTGAACCGGACGGAGGATATTCCGCAGGCCATCCAAAAGTACAAGCGTATGGGCATCCAAATCTTCATCGGGGACGCCAACGTAAAGCTTGTTTCCGAAGAACTCGGCCGCACCGGGATTGAAATATCATCCCAAAAGGACTCCGTGCTCATGGCCATCATGGAAGCGCGCAGGATGCTCAAAGTAGCTCGGGCCGAACGACGACGGGCACAGAGGATCATCTCCATAACCGACTTCGTGCATGATGGAATCATCGCTATCGATGGAGATGGGGTTGTGGTGATCTTCAACCGCTCGGCGGAAAGGATTTTCGGAATCAGCAAGGAAAAGGCTCTGGGGCGTTCCATCTCCGAGGTGGTCAAGACATGTAAGCTCCCGGAGCTTCTCAATGATACCCGCTCGCAATTTGCACAGGTGCTGGATGTAGGACCGAACAAGGTCGCCATCAACAGGGCGCCTGTCGTTATCGACGGCAAGACATCCGGGGCGATCGCCACATTCCAGGACGTGACCGAAATGCAAGACCTGGAGCAGAAGGTCCGCCGAACCCTCGCGGAACGTGGATTTTCCGCCAAGCATACCTTTGACGACATCATCCATGACGGCGGTGTCATGCAACGCTGCATAGACGACGCCCTGCATTATGCCCAATATGATACGCCGGTGCTGGTCGTTGGCGAATCCGGAACCGGCAAGGAGCTTTTCTGCCAAGGGCTGCACAACAGTAGTCCGCGCAGCCGCGGACCTTTTGTCGCCATCAACTGTGCGGCTATCCCGGCTTCGCTTATGGAGGCGGAATTCTTCGGCCATGTGGAGGGCTCGTTTACCGGAGCCAGCCGCAAGGGCCGTGCAGGCATTTTCGAAATGGCCCATCGCGGCACTGTTCTTCTGGACGAAATAGGCGAAATCCCCCTTGAGCTGCAGGCCAGGCTTTTACGCGCTCTTCAGGAAAAGCAGGTCATGCGGCTCGGCGGCGATAAGATGATTCCGGTCGATGTCCGCATTATTTGCGCCACCAACAAGCCGCTGGAACAGATGGTGGCCGAAGAGCGCTTCCGGCGCGATCTCTACTTCCGCATCAACATCCTGACGCTGCGCGTGCCTTCACTGGAAGAACGCGGTCCAGGAACCATCCTCAAGCTCGCAGAACATTTTCTGCGCCAGTATTCGGAACGTTTTCACAAACGTCCTCTCGCCATCACGCCTGACGTTCAAAGCGCGCTGCTCTCGCGGCGTTTCGAGGGCAACGTACGTGAGTTGAAAGGCCTCATGGAGCGCTCAGTCATTCTCGGATCCTTCAAAAAGGTGCTGGCAGACGAGCCATTCCCCGCAAGCCATGCCACGCCAGATCGTACAGACCTACTGCCCCTGGGAGCAAAAAACCTGGCGGCAACCGGCCCACTCCCAGATCTCAAATCTTTTGAGAACAGCTATATCCGCGAAGTGTTGCGGCGCACGAACGGCAGCGTCAAACAGGCCAGCCTCGTCTTGAACATCAGCCGGTCAACCCTGTGGAGACGGTTGCGCGAGGACGGCATGTCGCAAAACGAAACTGATGTTTTAAAATGA
- the phnF gene encoding phosphonate metabolism transcriptional regulator PhnF, with product MGVERESGLPLWRQVHGILLKEIKGGVYRPGESLPSESSLSRRFRVARHTIRRALKSLQDEGVVCTKRGRGSVIQDETKTAVRSLRSQPGQRPAVHHHRNGQNHFLHGGVVPATGVVAARLRIPPFAPVIHIEACGESLGKRLYINSQYFPAEDMAGIMEAYQETRSMAQSYQKIGVHECIRLESRISTCGADAEEARELGLSPGYPMLVIEYVNVDTDGRPIEYGRTRFAGDRIELLVPGEVEKSLA from the coding sequence ATGGGAGTCGAACGGGAGAGCGGTCTGCCGCTGTGGCGGCAGGTCCATGGCATCCTTCTCAAGGAGATCAAGGGCGGCGTGTATCGTCCGGGCGAGAGCCTCCCCTCGGAGAGCTCTTTGTCCCGGCGTTTTCGCGTTGCGCGCCACACCATACGCCGGGCCCTCAAGTCTCTTCAGGACGAAGGCGTGGTCTGCACGAAGCGTGGCCGCGGCTCCGTCATCCAGGATGAGACCAAGACCGCCGTCCGTTCGCTCAGGTCGCAACCCGGCCAGCGCCCCGCCGTACATCACCACCGCAACGGTCAGAATCACTTTCTGCATGGAGGCGTCGTGCCCGCCACCGGGGTGGTGGCCGCGCGCCTGCGCATCCCGCCGTTCGCGCCCGTTATCCATATCGAGGCCTGCGGCGAGAGCCTGGGCAAGCGGCTGTACATCAACTCGCAGTACTTTCCTGCCGAAGACATGGCCGGGATCATGGAAGCGTATCAGGAGACCCGGTCCATGGCGCAATCTTACCAGAAGATCGGCGTGCACGAGTGCATTCGCCTGGAGAGCCGCATCTCCACCTGCGGTGCCGATGCCGAGGAAGCACGGGAGCTGGGCCTGTCGCCCGGCTACCCCATGCTCGTCATCGAGTACGTCAACGTGGATACCGACGGCCGGCCCATCGAGTACGGCCGCACCCGCTTTGCCGGCGACCGCATCGAGTTGCTGGTGCCCGGCGAGGTGGAGAAGTCGTTGGCGTGA
- a CDS encoding amino acid ABC transporter permease, with product MKPLSGISVRRTRGYYLFWKSFFFVMVFVLLGGIYYATKQVDYNWRWYRVPRYFYYQDNVEITSADAGSISQIEQADGKTIVTVSGQGFTEDYELPPKAKLRMGRGDLVFPGDVLGSYKVGKPGILIIGLLTTLKVSFLGIIAGIIIGLFAGLARLSENPALKWASITYIELIRGSPLLVQIFIWYFVFGTLVNQLLAPTGLPQIPPLWFGVASLATFAGAYIAEIVRAGIQSIHRGQVEAARSLGMNAAQCMRYVVLPQAFKRILPPLAGQFISLVKDSSLLGLIAIRELTKATREVITTSLMPFELWIVCAILYLVLTFALSMLLQWMERKMVS from the coding sequence ATGAAACCCTTATCGGGAATTAGCGTACGGCGAACCCGCGGCTATTACCTCTTTTGGAAGTCCTTCTTCTTCGTGATGGTATTCGTCCTGCTGGGCGGGATCTACTACGCCACGAAGCAGGTGGACTACAACTGGCGCTGGTACAGGGTGCCGCGGTATTTCTACTACCAGGACAACGTGGAGATCACCTCGGCCGACGCCGGAAGCATCTCCCAGATCGAGCAGGCAGACGGCAAGACTATCGTCACCGTGTCCGGCCAGGGCTTCACCGAAGATTACGAGCTCCCGCCCAAGGCCAAGTTGCGGATGGGCAGGGGGGATCTCGTATTTCCCGGCGATGTCCTCGGCTCCTACAAGGTGGGCAAACCCGGCATTCTGATCATTGGTCTGCTGACAACGCTCAAGGTCTCGTTCCTGGGCATCATCGCCGGCATTATCATCGGCCTGTTCGCCGGACTGGCGCGGCTTTCGGAGAATCCGGCCCTGAAGTGGGCGTCCATCACGTACATCGAGCTCATACGCGGCTCGCCGCTGCTGGTGCAGATCTTCATCTGGTACTTCGTGTTCGGCACCCTGGTGAACCAGCTTCTGGCCCCGACCGGGTTGCCGCAGATCCCGCCGTTGTGGTTCGGCGTGGCCTCCCTGGCCACGTTCGCCGGAGCCTACATCGCAGAGATCGTGCGCGCCGGCATCCAGTCCATCCACCGCGGCCAGGTGGAGGCGGCCCGCTCCCTGGGCATGAACGCCGCGCAGTGCATGCGCTACGTGGTGCTGCCGCAGGCCTTCAAACGCATCCTGCCGCCCCTTGCCGGCCAGTTCATCAGCCTGGTCAAGGATTCATCCCTGCTCGGTCTCATCGCCATCCGCGAGCTGACCAAGGCAACGCGCGAGGTCATCACCACAAGCCTGATGCCCTTCGAACTCTGGATCGTCTGCGCGATTCTCTACCTTGTGCTCACGTTCGCCCTGTCCATGCTGCTGCAGTGGATGGAGAGGAAAATGGTGTCCTGA
- a CDS encoding 2-keto-3-deoxygluconate permease: MIVPLLLGVLVNTFCPDILDIGSFTTFLWRDGAMPILAFFMFCTGAQISVKQAGMPLVKGLSLTITKVVIGAVLGVLVNYFFGPAGVLGVVPMAIVAGMTNSNSGLYAALAGEFGDSTDVGALSVLSTNDGPFFTMLAFGLTGLANIPLLILLGTILPIIIGCVLGNLDTELRDWLKPAVSISIPFFAFPLGSALNLRQLIEAGAPGILLGVACTIITGFGGYFAMKLVRAKHPQVGAAIGTTAGNSAATPAALVVADQSLRGAAAIATAQVAASIMVTAILCPILVSWLDKREKRKASEHLDISTMDEPVEAA; the protein is encoded by the coding sequence ATGATTGTTCCCCTGCTGTTGGGTGTTTTGGTCAACACGTTTTGTCCTGACATCCTGGACATTGGAAGTTTCACCACGTTTCTCTGGAGAGACGGCGCCATGCCCATACTCGCTTTTTTCATGTTCTGTACTGGCGCACAGATCAGCGTGAAGCAAGCCGGCATGCCATTGGTCAAAGGACTCTCACTTACCATCACCAAGGTAGTTATTGGCGCAGTGCTGGGTGTGCTGGTGAACTATTTCTTCGGCCCGGCCGGGGTGCTTGGCGTTGTGCCTATGGCCATAGTGGCCGGCATGACCAACTCCAACAGCGGCCTGTACGCCGCGCTGGCCGGAGAGTTCGGCGACTCCACAGATGTAGGCGCGCTCTCCGTTCTCTCCACCAACGACGGCCCGTTTTTCACCATGTTGGCCTTCGGCCTTACTGGTTTGGCCAACATTCCTCTCCTGATTCTGCTTGGCACCATCTTGCCCATCATCATCGGCTGCGTTCTCGGCAACCTGGACACCGAGCTGCGAGACTGGCTGAAGCCTGCCGTGTCCATTTCCATCCCTTTCTTCGCCTTTCCGCTCGGCAGCGCCCTGAACCTGCGCCAGCTCATCGAGGCAGGAGCCCCTGGCATCCTCCTGGGCGTCGCATGCACCATCATCACCGGCTTCGGCGGCTACTTCGCCATGAAACTTGTCCGCGCTAAACATCCGCAAGTAGGCGCCGCCATAGGCACCACGGCGGGCAACTCGGCGGCGACCCCCGCCGCCCTCGTCGTGGCCGACCAGAGCCTTCGAGGAGCGGCGGCCATCGCCACGGCCCAGGTTGCGGCGTCGATCATGGTCACGGCCATCCTCTGCCCAATCCTCGTCTCGTGGCTCGATAAAAGAGAGAAGCGAAAGGCATCAGAACATCTCGATATTTCAACGATGGACGAGCCTGTCGAGGCGGCATGA
- a CDS encoding transporter substrate-binding domain-containing protein produces MKRILALTVAFLLVASTAFAADIDLAKKSTIESILQAGKLRVGFESGYMPFEMTDTKGEFVGFDIDMAKEMAKAMGVEFEPVNTAWDGIIPALLTNKFDIIMSGMTVTQERNLKINFADPYIIVGQTIILSPSVKDEVKSYRDLNDPKYIVTSKLGTTGEQSVKRMIPKCTYKSFETEQEAALEVLNGKAQAFVYDLPYCVVFMAQQGASGGLILLDKPFTYEPLAWAINKGDPDFMNWLNNFLLQLKNDGRYDMIYNKWIKSTDWIKEVQQ; encoded by the coding sequence ATGAAACGCATTCTCGCACTGACCGTGGCGTTCCTGCTGGTAGCATCCACGGCGTTCGCGGCCGACATCGATCTGGCCAAAAAGTCCACCATTGAGAGCATCCTGCAGGCCGGCAAGCTCCGCGTCGGTTTCGAGTCCGGCTACATGCCGTTCGAGATGACCGACACCAAGGGCGAGTTCGTGGGCTTCGATATCGACATGGCCAAAGAAATGGCCAAGGCCATGGGCGTGGAGTTCGAGCCTGTGAACACCGCCTGGGACGGCATCATCCCCGCGCTGCTCACCAACAAGTTCGACATCATCATGAGCGGCATGACCGTGACCCAGGAGCGCAACCTCAAGATCAACTTCGCCGACCCCTACATCATCGTCGGCCAGACCATCATTCTCAGCCCCTCCGTGAAGGACGAGGTCAAGTCCTACCGCGATCTCAACGATCCCAAGTACATCGTGACCTCCAAGCTGGGCACCACCGGCGAGCAGTCCGTCAAGCGGATGATCCCCAAGTGCACCTACAAGTCCTTTGAGACCGAGCAGGAAGCGGCCCTCGAAGTGCTCAACGGCAAGGCCCAGGCGTTTGTCTACGACCTGCCGTACTGCGTGGTTTTCATGGCCCAGCAGGGCGCCTCCGGCGGCCTCATCCTCCTGGACAAGCCCTTCACCTACGAGCCTCTGGCCTGGGCCATCAACAAAGGCGACCCGGACTTCATGAACTGGCTGAACAACTTCCTCCTTCAGCTCAAGAACGACGGCCGTTACGACATGATCTACAACAAGTGGATCAAGTCCACCGACTGGATCAAAGAAGTACAGCAGTAG
- a CDS encoding UxaA family hydrolase, whose amino-acid sequence MNPILHVNEKDNMVTCLRPVAKGESVEVEGRTITAAADIPVFHKMAIAEIKAGGLCYKYGEVIGDATEDIHVGDHVHVHNIESTRGRGDKQH is encoded by the coding sequence ATGAACCCGATTCTGCACGTCAACGAGAAGGACAACATGGTCACCTGTCTGCGCCCGGTAGCCAAGGGTGAGAGCGTGGAAGTGGAGGGCCGGACCATCACGGCCGCGGCGGACATCCCCGTGTTCCACAAGATGGCCATCGCGGAGATCAAGGCGGGCGGCCTCTGCTACAAGTACGGCGAGGTCATCGGCGACGCCACAGAGGACATCCACGTCGGCGACCATGTCCATGTCCACAACATCGAAAGCACCCGCGGCCGCGGCGACAAGCAGCACTAG
- a CDS encoding amino acid ABC transporter ATP-binding protein, whose product MIEVKNINKYFYTPEKVHALKDVSTTVEAGEVVVVIGPSGSGKSTFLRCLNRLEYADEGQILIEGVDILDSKTNINKVRADVGMVFQSFNLFPHMSVLENLTIAQQVVRKRGRKEAEKKAMGLLEKVGIHQKSQVYPDQLSGGQQQRVAIARALCMDPKVMLFDEPTSALDPEMIGEVLDVMKTLGKEGMTMVVVTHEMGFAREVADRVMFMDHGAIVEVGTPEHFFVNPENERTKLFLSQIL is encoded by the coding sequence ATGATTGAAGTCAAAAACATCAACAAATACTTCTACACGCCGGAAAAGGTCCACGCGCTCAAGGACGTTTCCACCACGGTGGAGGCCGGCGAGGTGGTCGTGGTCATCGGTCCTTCCGGATCGGGCAAATCCACCTTCCTGCGCTGCCTGAACAGGCTGGAGTACGCCGACGAGGGGCAGATCCTCATCGAAGGCGTCGATATTCTCGACTCCAAGACCAACATCAACAAGGTCCGCGCCGACGTAGGCATGGTCTTCCAGTCCTTCAACCTCTTTCCGCACATGAGTGTGCTGGAGAACCTGACCATCGCGCAGCAGGTGGTGCGCAAACGCGGCAGGAAGGAAGCGGAAAAGAAGGCCATGGGCCTGCTGGAAAAGGTGGGCATCCACCAGAAATCCCAGGTCTACCCGGACCAGCTCTCCGGCGGACAACAGCAGCGCGTGGCCATTGCCCGCGCCCTGTGCATGGACCCCAAGGTGATGCTCTTTGACGAGCCCACCTCGGCCCTGGACCCGGAGATGATCGGCGAGGTTCTGGACGTCATGAAGACTCTGGGCAAGGAAGGCATGACCATGGTGGTGGTGACCCACGAGATGGGCTTTGCCCGCGAGGTGGCCGACCGCGTCATGTTCATGGACCACGGCGCCATTGTGGAGGTGGGCACGCCGGAGCACTTCTTCGTCAACCCGGAGAACGAGCGCACCAAGCTCTTCCTGAGCCAGATCCTGTAG
- a CDS encoding mandelate racemase/muconate lactonizing enzyme family protein has protein sequence MKITDVQAIPLNIPQKMKFASPTKGFNTESDGHVLVRIITDEGIVGLGEAWRLTPRAVATFILEALKPRLIGADPRQIEVLWRKMYLDTFRYGRKGMVLNAISGVEIALWDILGKACGAPVYQLLGGPCWQQIRAYASLPPYENPEDAAADAADRASEGYHLVKLHQRDLESVVQTRKAIGPDVQLALDVNGCWTPREAVAMARRLEESDVRWLEEPVSPMDDYDGLRFVREHSNIPIAAGENEYTHFGFKSIIEKEAADLLQPDIIKAGGLLPSRKVLGMAEAWNLQLITHSFYYGPGVAATAHFVMANPLSDEMEINVTPLENDFISPSLRPVAGKITLSDKPGLGIEIDDDVVEHYRIDK, from the coding sequence ATGAAGATCACCGACGTTCAGGCAATTCCCTTGAACATCCCGCAAAAAATGAAGTTTGCTTCCCCGACCAAAGGATTCAACACGGAAAGCGACGGCCATGTCCTGGTCAGGATCATCACCGACGAAGGCATTGTCGGCCTTGGCGAGGCTTGGCGCCTGACGCCCCGCGCTGTCGCTACATTCATCCTGGAGGCGCTGAAGCCCCGGCTCATCGGTGCGGACCCCAGGCAGATCGAAGTCCTGTGGCGGAAAATGTACCTGGACACCTTCCGCTACGGCCGCAAGGGCATGGTTTTGAATGCGATCAGCGGCGTCGAGATCGCCTTGTGGGATATTCTCGGCAAGGCATGTGGAGCGCCCGTGTACCAGCTCCTCGGCGGTCCCTGCTGGCAACAGATTCGGGCATATGCGAGCCTGCCGCCATACGAAAATCCCGAGGATGCGGCTGCGGACGCCGCGGACAGGGCGTCGGAAGGCTACCATCTGGTCAAGCTGCACCAGCGCGACCTCGAATCCGTGGTTCAGACCCGAAAAGCCATCGGCCCGGATGTGCAACTGGCCCTGGACGTCAACGGCTGCTGGACCCCGCGCGAGGCCGTGGCCATGGCCCGCCGCCTGGAAGAGTCCGACGTGCGCTGGCTCGAAGAGCCGGTCAGCCCGATGGACGACTACGACGGACTGCGCTTTGTCCGGGAGCACAGCAACATCCCCATTGCAGCGGGCGAAAACGAGTACACCCATTTCGGGTTCAAGAGCATTATCGAGAAAGAGGCGGCGGATCTGCTGCAACCGGACATCATCAAGGCCGGCGGCTTGCTGCCGAGCCGGAAGGTTCTGGGCATGGCCGAGGCCTGGAACCTGCAGCTGATTACCCATTCCTTCTATTATGGACCCGGCGTGGCTGCGACCGCGCACTTCGTCATGGCCAACCCCCTCAGCGACGAGATGGAGATCAACGTCACGCCGCTGGAGAACGATTTCATCAGCCCGAGCCTGCGGCCTGTAGCGGGCAAGATCACCCTGTCGGATAAACCCGGACTGGGAATCGAGATCGACGACGATGTGGTCGAGCACTACCGGATAGACAAGTAA